In Armatimonadota bacterium, the following proteins share a genomic window:
- the adhC gene encoding dihydrolipoamide acetyltransferase component of pyruvate dehydrogenase complex, whose translation MAEYFNLPMLGQTMEEGTITKWLKAEGDYIRRGDIIAEVMTDKANLEVDATVEGYLRKILVAEGETVPVNAPIAIISKTPDEDISALLTPGAKPEPQPAAAQVAARESVRTAPVAQTSATTTTEQRLFISPRARRLAQERGVPLQALAGRGTGPQGRILERDVESVWQELMSTKPRVTPLAEKVAAEAGVDVAAVAGTGIGGRVTKEDVLRATAPSVAPTPPPPVTPTAPPASAQVIKLAGLRKLVAENVVKGFFSAPPVTLVAEVDMTDCVRLREQLLPEVEKAYGTRLTYTDLIVKAAARALREFPLMNATLQDDQIMIHADINVGVAVAVEEGLLVPVVKGADHKTLGEISRELKELAERARAGKSTPDDLSGGTFTITNLGAYDVELFNPVLVPGQTGILGVGRIAEKPAIREGQMVARHLMNLCLTFDHRVLDGAPAARFLQRVKALLESPMLLLI comes from the coding sequence ATGGCAGAATATTTCAACCTGCCCATGCTTGGGCAAACGATGGAGGAAGGTACCATCACCAAGTGGCTCAAAGCGGAAGGGGATTACATCCGCCGCGGCGACATCATCGCCGAGGTGATGACCGATAAAGCCAACCTGGAAGTGGATGCTACCGTTGAGGGCTACCTGCGCAAGATTCTGGTGGCGGAAGGTGAGACCGTTCCTGTCAACGCACCTATTGCCATTATCAGCAAGACACCCGATGAGGACATCTCCGCCCTGCTAACACCAGGTGCCAAGCCCGAACCGCAACCTGCTGCGGCTCAGGTAGCGGCACGAGAATCGGTTCGGACGGCACCCGTCGCGCAGACCTCTGCGACAACAACCACCGAGCAACGCCTGTTCATTAGCCCACGCGCACGACGACTGGCGCAGGAGAGGGGCGTGCCCCTGCAGGCTCTGGCTGGACGAGGCACAGGACCACAGGGGCGCATCCTGGAACGCGATGTGGAAAGCGTGTGGCAGGAGCTGATGTCTACCAAGCCTCGCGTGACACCACTGGCGGAGAAGGTTGCTGCAGAAGCGGGCGTAGACGTAGCAGCTGTTGCCGGCACAGGAATTGGGGGGCGGGTGACCAAAGAGGATGTGCTCCGTGCTACCGCACCTTCCGTCGCTCCCACACCACCTCCCCCTGTCACGCCGACCGCACCGCCTGCGAGTGCGCAGGTCATCAAACTGGCTGGGCTGCGCAAACTGGTCGCAGAGAACGTGGTGAAAGGCTTCTTCTCCGCGCCTCCGGTGACGCTGGTGGCGGAGGTGGACATGACCGATTGCGTGCGCCTGCGCGAGCAGCTGTTGCCCGAGGTGGAGAAGGCGTACGGCACCCGCCTCACCTACACCGACCTTATCGTGAAGGCGGCAGCGCGTGCCCTGCGCGAGTTCCCCCTGATGAACGCCACCTTGCAGGACGACCAGATTATGATACACGCCGACATCAACGTGGGTGTGGCTGTAGCGGTCGAAGAGGGCTTGCTGGTTCCCGTCGTGAAGGGGGCGGACCACAAAACGCTGGGTGAAATCTCGCGCGAGCTGAAGGAGCTGGCAGAACGCGCCCGCGCAGGTAAAAGCACCCCCGATGACCTGTCGGGCGGCACTTTCACTATCACCAACCTCGGCGCGTATGACGTGGAACTGTTCAACCCCGTGCTGGTGCCGGGGCAGACGGGCATTCTGGGCGTGGGGCGTATCGCGGAGAAGCCAGCCATTCGCGAGGGACAGATGGTGGCGCGTCACCTGATGAACCTGTGCCTTACCTTCGACCACCGCGTGCTGGATGGCGCACCCGCCGCACGCTTCCTGCAGAGGGTGAAAGCACTCCTGGAATCGCCCATGCTGTTGTTGATTTGA
- the nadB gene encoding L-aspartate oxidase, protein MNVHQTDFVVIGSGIAGLTFALRAAERAEVVVITKKERSESNTNYAQGGIAGVLSPEDTFELHIQDTLNAGAGLCHEDAVRVLVQEGPRQIRRLIELGARFDMERDAQGNPVLALGREGGHSRNRIVHYADQTGWEIERTLLEATRHHPRITIYEHFFALDLILRDGECVGVWVLNTHLDEPEAFFARAVLLATGGCGQVYPHTTNPPIATGDGIAMAWRAGACVANMEFMQFHPTTLYHPEARSFLISEAVRGEGAVLRLPDGTPFMEKYHPMKDLAPRDVVARAIDAETKRLDIPCVYLDITHRSEEFLRQRFPVIYNRLQSVGIDMAREWIPVVPAAHYMCGGVQTDLYGRTSIPRLYAAGEVACTGVHGANRLASNSLLEALVFADRAAVHAVEAGWNQPSTDPVPTLDALAQAGGVSEEPEQGDVRRRLHAVMHQKVGIVRKLASLEEAAQELQRIERQAQTAMQKAPHHVEAWEHWNLAIVGNLIVRCALRRHESRGLHTLVDFPERDDVNFKRDTVLCRSGMG, encoded by the coding sequence ATGAACGTCCATCAGACTGATTTTGTGGTGATTGGTAGCGGGATTGCGGGATTGACCTTCGCGCTGCGTGCGGCAGAGCGGGCGGAAGTGGTGGTTATTACCAAGAAGGAGCGCAGTGAGTCCAACACCAACTACGCGCAGGGTGGCATCGCGGGGGTGCTGTCGCCGGAGGATACTTTTGAACTGCATATTCAGGATACGCTGAACGCGGGCGCGGGGCTATGTCATGAGGATGCAGTGCGTGTGCTGGTGCAGGAGGGACCGCGCCAGATTCGACGGCTGATAGAGCTCGGAGCGCGCTTCGACATGGAGCGGGACGCGCAGGGCAACCCGGTGCTGGCTTTAGGCAGAGAAGGGGGACACTCGCGCAATCGTATCGTGCACTATGCCGACCAGACGGGTTGGGAGATAGAGCGCACCCTGCTGGAAGCCACGCGCCACCATCCGCGCATTACTATCTACGAGCACTTCTTCGCGTTAGACCTCATCCTCCGCGACGGGGAGTGCGTGGGGGTGTGGGTGCTCAACACCCATTTGGACGAGCCGGAGGCGTTTTTCGCGCGGGCAGTGCTTTTGGCGACGGGTGGCTGTGGGCAGGTGTATCCACACACTACCAACCCACCCATCGCTACTGGCGACGGCATCGCCATGGCATGGCGGGCGGGTGCGTGCGTTGCCAACATGGAGTTTATGCAGTTCCACCCCACCACCCTGTATCACCCGGAGGCGCGCAGCTTTCTCATCTCCGAGGCGGTGCGCGGCGAAGGGGCGGTATTGCGTCTGCCCGACGGTACGCCGTTTATGGAGAAGTACCACCCGATGAAGGACCTCGCACCGCGTGACGTGGTTGCCCGCGCCATTGACGCGGAGACGAAACGGCTGGACATCCCGTGCGTATATCTGGATATCACCCATCGTTCCGAAGAGTTTCTTCGCCAGCGGTTTCCCGTCATCTACAACAGGCTGCAAAGTGTGGGTATCGATATGGCGCGGGAGTGGATACCCGTGGTGCCCGCTGCGCATTACATGTGCGGCGGTGTGCAGACCGACCTGTACGGCAGAACGTCTATCCCGCGTCTCTACGCTGCAGGAGAGGTCGCCTGCACGGGGGTGCACGGCGCAAACCGTCTTGCCAGTAACAGTTTGCTGGAGGCGCTGGTTTTCGCCGACCGCGCCGCGGTTCACGCGGTGGAGGCAGGATGGAACCAGCCCAGCACCGATCCTGTGCCCACGCTGGATGCCCTCGCGCAGGCGGGTGGTGTCTCGGAAGAGCCAGAGCAAGGAGATGTTCGTCGTCGGTTGCACGCGGTAATGCACCAGAAAGTAGGCATTGTACGCAAGCTGGCGTCGTTAGAAGAGGCAGCACAGGAGCTACAACGCATCGAGCGGCAGGCTCAGACTGCTATGCAAAAAGCCCCTCACCACGTGGAAGCGTGGGAGCACTGGAATCTTGCTATTGTGGGTAATCTTATTGTGCGATGCGCCCTACGCCGACACGAAAGCCGTGGGCTGCACACGCTGGTAGACTTCCCTGAGCGGGATGATGTGAACTTCAAGCGCGATACGGTACTGTGCCGGAGTGGTATGGGCTAG
- a CDS encoding phosphotransferase yields the protein MPIRYNPYAQRYPLWLRGNLHAHTTLSDGELSPDDTIDAFIRRGYDFVALTDHDAIANPNEVHFPQILIFPGVEHSAQQHILRVNVASTLPHDLSYQSVIDLTLQEGGLVILNHPNWGENLDHWRDSQLLHLERYHGIEIYNNVIEYLEGSPYALDRWDRLLSEGKQVWGYANEDTHRAFQIGSAWNAVNVRERSKEAVLEALKEGRFYASTGVVMEEIVVENDYYRIRAANARELRLITLGGQVVERVSGGHATFSLGRVIMYARVEAIGEGQARAWTQPVFLK from the coding sequence ATGCCAATACGATATAACCCGTATGCACAACGTTATCCGCTCTGGCTCAGAGGCAACCTGCACGCGCACACCACTCTCAGCGATGGCGAGCTCTCCCCTGACGATACGATAGACGCCTTCATTCGGCGTGGCTACGACTTCGTCGCGCTTACCGACCACGATGCTATCGCCAACCCGAACGAGGTTCATTTCCCCCAAATACTGATCTTCCCGGGCGTAGAACACAGCGCACAACAACACATTCTGCGCGTCAACGTGGCCTCTACCCTGCCCCACGACCTCAGCTATCAGTCGGTCATAGACCTGACACTGCAAGAGGGTGGTCTGGTCATCCTGAACCATCCCAACTGGGGAGAGAACCTTGACCACTGGCGCGACTCGCAATTGCTCCATTTGGAACGGTATCACGGCATTGAAATCTACAATAACGTGATTGAGTACCTGGAAGGCAGCCCGTATGCTCTCGACCGTTGGGACAGGTTGCTTTCGGAAGGTAAACAGGTATGGGGCTATGCAAACGAAGATACGCACCGTGCGTTCCAAATAGGCTCTGCGTGGAACGCGGTTAACGTACGCGAACGCAGCAAAGAGGCGGTGCTTGAAGCGTTGAAAGAGGGAAGGTTTTACGCCTCCACAGGGGTGGTGATGGAGGAGATTGTCGTGGAGAACGATTACTATAGGATACGCGCCGCCAACGCCCGGGAACTGCGACTCATCACCTTGGGTGGTCAGGTTGTAGAACGGGTGAGCGGTGGCCATGCCACATTCTCCCTAGGCAGAGTCATTATGTACGCTCGCGTGGAAGCAATTGGTGAAGGACAGGCTCGCGCATGGACACAACCGGTGTTTCTGAAGTAG
- the smpB gene encoding SsrA-binding protein yields the protein MAKGQGTKKGAESGDRVVLVNRRAYHDYEILETFEAGIVLVGTEVKSVRAGRVNLQDAYCKVENGEVWLYNMHISPYSHGNRYNPDPVRPRKLLLHKWEINRLMGKAEMKGLTIVPLKIYFRRGYAKVEIAIVRGKKLYDKREAIAERDRQREEERMMMNRQ from the coding sequence ATGGCAAAAGGGCAAGGGACAAAAAAGGGGGCGGAATCGGGCGACCGCGTGGTATTGGTCAACCGCCGCGCTTACCACGACTACGAGATACTAGAGACCTTCGAGGCGGGCATCGTACTGGTGGGCACGGAGGTAAAGTCCGTTCGCGCAGGCAGAGTGAACCTGCAGGATGCCTATTGCAAGGTGGAAAACGGCGAGGTGTGGCTGTACAACATGCACATCAGTCCCTATTCGCACGGCAACCGCTACAACCCCGACCCTGTGCGTCCGCGCAAGCTGTTGTTGCATAAGTGGGAGATAAACCGCCTGATGGGCAAGGCAGAGATGAAGGGGCTGACCATTGTGCCCCTCAAGATATATTTCAGACGCGGTTACGCGAAAGTAGAAATCGCCATCGTGCGCGGGAAGAAGCTGTACGACAAGCGTGAAGCCATCGCGGAACGCGACCGCCAGCGTGAAGAAGAACGGATGATGATGAACCGACAATAA
- a CDS encoding prolyl endopeptidase: MMSAGLLEMGFILLLAVFAVQAMAQPLQYPPSRKVDVVDDYHGTLVPDPYRWLEDTESPETKAWIEAQNALTLPYLRNLPHREPLRRILTRRWNYTRYGIPFKRGRRYFYFKNDGLQNQAVLYWQPTLTGKPRVLLDPNLLSPDGTVSVSNVSVSENGRWLAYGLSDAGSDWQRIRVRSVETGEDLPDDLQWVKFSSIAWTKDGKGFFYCRYPEPPKDANPMWHPNLNQKLYYHRLGTPQSEDLLILERPDKPEWRFSVVVSEDGRYAVIEVTEAGPKNLIYVIDLQRPSQPAVQSPVQPLIDQFEASYQFLGNDGTLFYFRTDLDAPRGRIIAIDLRQPSKTLWKTILPEGEDTLQAVTLMGKQMAVVTLHNATSRVCIYTLKGEFVKEILLPTLGTCSGFVGRRHQEEFFYAFTSFVYPYTIYRYDARTGESTVFHAPQIEGLDPAQYETKQVWYRSKDGTRVPMFITHRKGLPLNGENPALLTGYGGFNISITPYFSVSNLVWLEQGGVLAVPNLRGGGEFGEEWHQAGTKQRKQNVFDDFIAAAEYLIDHRYTNPRKLAIRGGSNGGLLVGAVICQRPDLFAVALPAVGVMDMLRYHKFTIGSAWKEDYGTSDDPQMFKALYAYSPLHNLKPGVRYPATLVTTGDHDDRVMPAHSFKFAARLQEVQAGDAPVLIRIQTRAGHGAGKPTSLVIEEEADVLAFTMYHLGMEVPKE, encoded by the coding sequence ATGATGTCTGCAGGACTGCTGGAAATGGGTTTTATTCTGTTGCTGGCGGTGTTCGCTGTGCAGGCGATGGCACAACCGTTGCAGTATCCACCCTCCCGCAAGGTAGATGTGGTGGACGACTACCACGGTACGCTCGTGCCGGATCCCTACCGCTGGCTGGAAGATACCGAATCCCCCGAAACGAAGGCGTGGATAGAGGCGCAGAACGCGCTCACCCTGCCTTATCTGCGCAACCTGCCACATCGCGAGCCGCTCCGGCGTATCCTCACCCGTCGGTGGAACTACACGCGCTACGGTATCCCCTTCAAGCGGGGCAGACGCTACTTCTACTTCAAGAACGATGGGTTGCAGAATCAGGCGGTGCTCTACTGGCAGCCGACGCTGACCGGCAAACCGCGTGTGCTGCTGGACCCCAACCTGCTCTCGCCAGACGGCACGGTCTCCGTCTCCAACGTGTCGGTCTCCGAAAACGGACGCTGGCTGGCTTACGGGCTGTCGGACGCAGGCTCCGACTGGCAGCGTATCCGGGTGCGCTCAGTAGAAACGGGTGAAGACCTGCCCGATGACCTGCAGTGGGTGAAGTTCTCCAGCATCGCATGGACGAAGGACGGCAAGGGCTTCTTCTACTGCCGCTACCCCGAACCGCCCAAAGACGCCAACCCCATGTGGCATCCCAACCTGAACCAGAAACTGTACTACCACCGCCTGGGCACACCACAATCGGAAGACCTGCTCATCCTCGAGCGACCAGATAAACCCGAATGGCGGTTCTCCGTCGTGGTGAGTGAGGACGGGCGTTACGCCGTCATCGAGGTCACCGAAGCGGGACCTAAGAACCTAATATACGTGATAGACCTGCAACGCCCCAGCCAGCCCGCAGTACAGTCGCCCGTGCAGCCTCTGATAGACCAGTTCGAGGCATCCTACCAGTTCCTGGGCAATGATGGCACGCTCTTTTACTTCCGCACCGACCTCGACGCTCCCCGCGGCAGAATCATCGCAATAGACCTGCGTCAGCCCAGTAAGACGCTCTGGAAAACCATCCTGCCCGAAGGCGAAGACACCCTGCAGGCGGTAACGCTGATGGGCAAGCAGATGGCGGTCGTTACTCTGCACAACGCCACCAGCAGAGTATGCATCTATACCCTCAAGGGAGAGTTTGTGAAGGAGATACTCCTGCCCACGCTGGGCACGTGTAGCGGGTTTGTGGGCAGGCGCCATCAGGAGGAGTTTTTCTACGCCTTCACCTCGTTCGTATATCCGTACACCATCTACCGCTACGATGCCCGCACGGGAGAGAGTACCGTGTTCCACGCACCACAAATAGAGGGGCTTGACCCCGCGCAGTATGAGACAAAGCAAGTCTGGTATCGCAGCAAAGACGGCACGCGCGTGCCGATGTTTATTACCCACCGCAAAGGCTTGCCACTCAACGGCGAGAACCCTGCCCTGCTTACCGGTTATGGAGGATTCAACATCTCCATCACGCCCTATTTCTCCGTCAGCAACCTGGTGTGGCTGGAACAAGGAGGCGTGCTGGCGGTGCCCAATCTGCGCGGCGGTGGCGAGTTCGGCGAGGAGTGGCATCAGGCGGGCACCAAGCAGCGCAAGCAGAACGTGTTCGACGACTTCATCGCCGCTGCGGAGTACTTGATAGACCATCGCTACACCAACCCGCGCAAGCTGGCTATTCGTGGCGGCTCCAACGGCGGTCTACTGGTGGGCGCAGTGATATGCCAGCGTCCCGACCTGTTCGCCGTCGCCTTGCCTGCGGTGGGTGTAATGGATATGCTGCGCTACCACAAGTTCACCATTGGTTCGGCGTGGAAGGAGGACTACGGCACCAGCGACGATCCGCAGATGTTCAAGGCGCTGTACGCCTACTCACCCCTGCACAACCTGAAACCCGGCGTACGCTACCCCGCTACGCTGGTCACCACCGGCGACCACGACGACCGCGTGATGCCAGCGCACTCCTTCAAGTTCGCCGCGCGTTTGCAGGAAGTGCAGGCAGGAGATGCTCCCGTGCTCATCCGAATCCAGACCCGCGCTGGACACGGTGCAGGCAAACCCACTTCGCTGGTCATTGAAGAGGAAGCCGACGTGTTGGCGTTCACCATGTATCATCTCGGCATGGAGGTGCCCAAAGAGTGA
- a CDS encoding UPF0272 protein: protein MRLAYFDCFSGVSGDMALGALLSAGAPGEALQEVWRSLSVQGWSFDVAKTTVNGIEAVDVSIRCESEQPHRHLSEVLEIIRQSAASARAKEWADAVFRRLAEAEAAVHGTTIDRVHFHEVGAVDAIADILGVCVLLDVLGVDAVECSPLPMSRGFVRAAHGVIPVPAPAVLELLKGAEVIPDDAVQGETVTPTGAALVVTLARRFGGFPRMRIKQVGYGAGKKRFEVRPNVLRVVIGEAMPELPVQDTMLIEVNVDDMTPEWYPVVQQRLFDAGALDVYYAPITMKRGRPATQLSVLCEPGKEIPLLETLFRETTTFGARFSRWQRLCLERRWETVQTRYGEVRVKVGIWNGKEMTASPEYADCAARAEEHGVALKEVYAEAMRCYGSSNA, encoded by the coding sequence ATGCGTCTGGCTTATTTTGACTGCTTTTCCGGCGTTTCGGGCGACATGGCTCTGGGGGCGCTGCTTTCCGCCGGCGCACCAGGAGAGGCTTTACAAGAGGTGTGGCGCAGCCTTTCTGTTCAGGGCTGGAGCTTTGATGTCGCAAAGACAACCGTCAATGGCATAGAGGCAGTAGATGTTTCCATCCGTTGCGAATCGGAACAACCACACCGCCACCTGTCCGAGGTGCTCGAGATTATCCGGCAGAGTGCAGCGTCGGCTCGGGCGAAAGAGTGGGCGGACGCTGTGTTCCGTCGGCTAGCGGAAGCGGAGGCAGCGGTGCACGGTACGACTATTGATCGCGTGCACTTCCACGAGGTAGGTGCAGTAGACGCCATCGCCGACATTCTGGGCGTGTGCGTGCTGCTGGACGTGCTCGGGGTAGATGCGGTGGAATGTTCGCCACTACCGATGTCGCGCGGTTTCGTACGGGCGGCGCATGGGGTCATACCGGTTCCTGCGCCCGCAGTGCTGGAGCTGCTTAAAGGCGCGGAAGTCATCCCCGACGATGCCGTACAGGGTGAGACCGTCACACCAACGGGCGCGGCGCTAGTGGTCACACTGGCACGCCGTTTCGGCGGCTTCCCGCGCATGAGGATAAAGCAGGTAGGCTACGGGGCGGGCAAGAAGCGGTTTGAGGTGCGTCCCAATGTACTACGGGTGGTGATTGGGGAGGCGATGCCGGAACTGCCTGTGCAAGACACGATGTTGATTGAGGTCAACGTAGACGATATGACCCCGGAGTGGTACCCTGTGGTGCAGCAGAGGCTGTTCGACGCGGGCGCGCTGGATGTGTATTACGCTCCTATTACAATGAAACGAGGGCGCCCCGCCACACAGCTGAGCGTGCTGTGCGAACCGGGTAAGGAGATACCTCTGCTGGAGACTCTCTTCCGCGAGACCACCACCTTCGGGGCACGTTTCAGCCGGTGGCAAAGGCTGTGTTTGGAGCGACGCTGGGAGACGGTGCAAACGCGCTATGGAGAGGTGCGCGTGAAGGTTGGCATCTGGAACGGCAAGGAGATGACCGCCTCACCCGAGTATGCCGACTGTGCTGCGCGTGCAGAGGAACACGGGGTCGCGCTAAAAGAAGTATACGCAGAGGCGATGCGGTGTTATGGCAGCAGCAACGCATAA
- the trpB gene encoding tryptophan synthase beta chain, whose product MSTTTHFTLSQADIPTHWYNILTDLPEPLPPPLHPATQQPIKPDDMLAIFPENLVMQEFSPDRWVEIPEPVREVYALWRPTPLLRAVRLEKALQTPAHIYYKYEGVSPAGSHKPNTAVAQAYYNKVAGIERLATETGAGQWGSALSLACRLFGLECTVYMVKVSYYQKPYRKMMMETWGATVYPSPSENTEYGRKLLKEDPDCPGSLGIAISEAIEDTVHSKNTKYSLGSVLNHVCMHQTVIGLESVKQMEMAGEEPDIIVGCVGGGSNFAGLAFPFVRQKITEGKKYRVIAVEPSACPSMTKGELRYDFGDTAMTTPLLWMYTLGHDFMPPKIHAGGLRYHGMAPLVSHLYKLGLIEAVAYPQTKVFEAAVTFARTEGIIPAPESAHAVRAAVDEAIKAREAGEKKVILFNLSGHGLLDLTAYEAYLSGSLQDV is encoded by the coding sequence GTGAGTACAACGACGCATTTTACTTTGAGCCAGGCGGATATCCCGACACACTGGTATAACATCCTTACCGATTTGCCGGAGCCGCTGCCTCCACCGCTGCATCCGGCCACTCAGCAACCCATCAAGCCGGACGATATGCTTGCCATCTTCCCCGAGAACCTAGTGATGCAGGAGTTCAGCCCTGATCGCTGGGTGGAGATACCGGAACCGGTTCGTGAAGTGTATGCGCTGTGGCGTCCAACCCCTCTCCTGCGCGCGGTAAGGCTGGAGAAGGCGTTGCAGACCCCGGCGCACATCTACTATAAGTACGAGGGCGTGAGTCCTGCTGGTAGCCACAAACCAAACACTGCCGTCGCCCAGGCGTACTACAACAAGGTAGCCGGTATCGAGCGTCTGGCGACAGAAACAGGAGCCGGACAGTGGGGTTCCGCGCTATCGCTGGCGTGCAGGCTGTTCGGACTGGAGTGCACCGTGTATATGGTGAAGGTAAGCTACTACCAGAAGCCTTACCGCAAGATGATGATGGAAACATGGGGGGCAACCGTCTACCCCAGTCCTAGCGAAAACACCGAGTACGGGCGCAAACTGCTGAAGGAAGACCCCGACTGCCCTGGTAGCCTGGGCATCGCCATCAGCGAGGCGATAGAAGATACGGTGCACTCGAAGAACACCAAATACTCGCTCGGTAGCGTGCTGAACCACGTGTGTATGCATCAGACCGTCATCGGTCTGGAATCCGTGAAGCAGATGGAGATGGCGGGTGAAGAGCCGGATATCATTGTCGGCTGCGTAGGGGGAGGCAGCAACTTCGCCGGCCTGGCGTTCCCCTTCGTGCGCCAGAAGATTACCGAAGGCAAGAAATACCGTGTAATAGCGGTGGAGCCGAGTGCATGTCCGTCGATGACGAAGGGCGAGCTGCGGTACGACTTCGGGGACACCGCCATGACCACACCGCTGCTGTGGATGTACACCCTGGGGCACGACTTTATGCCGCCCAAGATTCACGCAGGAGGCTTGCGCTATCACGGCATGGCGCCGCTGGTAAGCCATCTGTACAAGCTGGGACTGATCGAGGCTGTCGCCTATCCGCAGACGAAGGTGTTCGAGGCGGCGGTGACCTTTGCCCGTACGGAAGGCATCATTCCGGCGCCAGAGTCCGCTCATGCAGTGCGCGCTGCAGTGGACGAGGCTATCAAGGCACGTGAGGCAGGCGAAAAGAAGGTCATCCTGTTCAACCTGTCCGGACACGGGTTGCTGGACCTCACTGCGTACGAGGCGTACCTGTCCGGGTCGTTGCAGGATGTATAG
- the rsgA gene encoding putative ribosome biogenesis GTPase RsgA: MAAATHKLQGLVIRASAGNYTVFHEGREVLCTLRGNLKKELIMTESASRAPRVIQAKRKRLTNPVAVGDAVWFHYTTSHQGVITDVEPRRSAVVRFIPRTKEVQVIVANIDLLLVVFSVLEPRLDPWQLDRFLVAAYANGLHPIIIANKCDLPVEPQTEHHLQVYASVGYEVIRVSATRGDNIECLRKRLHGKISAVCGPSGVGKSSILNALQPGLGLKVGQVGEVTHKGRHTTTFAQLIRMGEDGWIADTPGMRNFELWAVDAQTVWEAFPEIRPYLGECYFPDCQHDTEPNCAVKEAVEEGKIDRRRYESALSLAKESAEAG; this comes from the coding sequence ATGGCAGCAGCAACGCATAAGCTACAGGGCTTGGTCATCCGTGCGAGTGCAGGCAACTATACGGTGTTCCACGAGGGGCGCGAGGTGCTCTGCACTTTGCGCGGCAACCTGAAAAAAGAACTGATAATGACCGAAAGCGCCAGCCGCGCCCCTCGGGTGATTCAGGCGAAGCGCAAGCGACTGACCAACCCAGTGGCGGTGGGTGATGCTGTCTGGTTTCATTATACGACCTCGCATCAGGGAGTGATTACCGATGTAGAGCCTCGCCGCTCCGCGGTGGTGCGCTTTATCCCCCGAACAAAAGAGGTACAGGTCATCGTGGCTAATATCGACCTGCTGCTGGTGGTCTTCTCGGTGCTGGAGCCGCGTTTAGACCCCTGGCAGTTGGACCGATTCCTCGTGGCGGCGTATGCGAACGGATTGCACCCCATTATCATCGCCAACAAGTGTGACCTGCCCGTCGAGCCACAGACCGAGCACCATCTGCAGGTATACGCCAGCGTGGGGTACGAGGTGATTCGCGTTAGCGCGACGCGAGGCGACAACATCGAGTGCCTGCGCAAGCGGCTGCACGGAAAAATCTCCGCGGTGTGCGGTCCCTCCGGGGTGGGCAAAAGCAGTATCTTGAACGCTTTGCAGCCCGGTCTGGGTCTCAAGGTGGGGCAGGTAGGCGAAGTGACGCACAAAGGCAGACATACCACGACCTTTGCGCAGCTGATTCGCATGGGCGAGGATGGCTGGATTGCCGATACGCCCGGAATGCGCAACTTCGAACTGTGGGCGGTAGACGCACAGACGGTGTGGGAAGCCTTTCCCGAGATACGCCCTTATCTGGGCGAGTGTTACTTCCCCGACTGCCAGCACGATACCGAGCCCAATTGCGCGGTCAAAGAGGCAGTGGAGGAGGGGAAGATAGACCGTCGGCGTTACGAGAGCGCATTGTCGCTGGCGAAGGAATCGGCTGAAGCCGGGTAG